In the Actinomycetota bacterium genome, CCCTCCGACCTCGCTTTCAGGAGATCCTGGCCGGGCTCAATCCCGAAGCAAGCCCATGTCCGCCAGGGCGTTCCTCACGGTGTCGACCAATTCGCTTTCCCGCCCCTTAAATGGAAAGCCCTCGGCATCGCGTCGCCCGGCGGCCATGGCGTCCACCGCCCGGCGCAGCTTTTCCGGTTCCGAGAAATACGCGTAAAGGATGTCCACCAACTCCAGGAGGTCGCTTCCTCCCAGTCCGGCGGTGACGAAGGCCTCCTCCAGCACGCTGAAGGCCTCCTGGGCGGCGGCCGCATAGCTACGGTCTTCGAGCAGCTGCTCCACCTGTCCCCAAAGGATGCCGAAACGCATCTGCATCTCGGGGTGGCGCGCGTTAAGCATGTGGAGCTCGAAGAGGTCCCGGGCGAACTGGGAGGAAGCCCCGGCATAGTGGTCCGCCAGGTCCGCCTCCGCCTCCACGTCCTCCTCGTCCAGGGACCGGAGTTCCTCCCGCACGCGGTGAAGCTCCTCGAGGTCCTCGTCCAGGCGACGTACCAGGTCCTCCGTCAGCCCTTTCCAGCTCGGGGCACCCCAGGAAGCCAGTAAGCGGCGGACGAGGTTGAGGAACTCCAGGGCCTGCACGGTCTCCAGGTCATCGGCCGGTCGGGCGAGCTCTTCGAATTCCGCTCGGGGATGCAACGCCGCCCTTATTTCCGCCTCACCGACCAGGAAGGGGCTGAGGGGTCTGGCCAGCTCCTCCTCCGCCTCTCCCAGGTCCTTGAGCGCGTCCACGGTCTCTTGAAGGGAACCCTGGGCCTCCTTCAGGGCCCGTCCCACCTCGCCTTCCTTCAGGAGGCGCTCCACCTCCTTCCAGCGGCGGGTGCAGGCTCTCCTGTTCTCCTCCCGCCGCACCGCTTCCCGCACCCGTCCCTTCAGTCGCGGAGAAGCCGGCCGCTCCCCCAATAGTCGGTCCAGCCATCCCTCCCCGAAGAGAAGCTCCTCCATCCCCTCTCCGTCCTCTTGCGCGCTCGAACGACGACAAGGGTATTATATGGCTTTTACTCATGGCTTACCTGGACATTCCGCCGACTACCGGTCGGACCTCTAAGCGCCGCCGCAGGCAATCGTTAACCCGTCCGAGCAATCGATAACTTATCGATTATTTATCCGACACGAATATTTCCTCGACAGGCTGACCGAGAATCGAACTCTTGCAGGATGAAACCAGGTGTTTTTCCAGTTCAATACCGACAAACACACGGTATACCTGCGTCATTCCGTCGTTTTCCGGTCACCCTGCCAAATCCCCGTCCCGATATTACCTTCCCGACTCCGTCCACTCGCACATCCTGTGACCTCCGGAGACGGGAAGGCCGTCCCGCGAGGCCATGAAATGTTAAATCCTTCCATCCGTTCCCAGCCCGGTTTCCTTCGACCGCTCATAAGAGGCGCGCCAGCGAATCGTTTATCCAGGCCCCGTAATCCCGCGAACCCTTATACCTTTTCCCGGTGCCGAGCAGCGCTTCTGTCCCTCCTCCCTCCCTGGGCCGAAACGTCGACTGCCCGGCACGGGCAAAAAAAGCGTCTGTGTGAGGGGAAAAATCCTGATAGCATACCTGGCACATATCGAAGCGAACCGAACCGGCGCTCCCGCAGCGGCTGCAGTCCCCGTACCCCATATACCCTCCTTGCCCTCGAAAACCCTTCCATTCCGAGTGGAATCTTCCGGTGGTGAGTATGTCGAAAGGCGCAATCCGGATCTCTTTAATGGATCAGCTCTTTATGATATTCCTGTTCCCTCTATCCTCCGCCTCCACCATATGGTGGAGGCGGCGGGTGAAAAATGGTTAAAAGCTAACGGCATTTGAAAATCCGCCCGAGGACCGGAGCTTCCGGGAGGCCCGTCAGGGGACAGGGATAACCCCATGGAGAAAGGTCCGGAAGAGGGTAAAAAAGCCGTGCCCTTATCGAAATCGATGGGCCACACGTACGCGGACGGCGTTTGCCGGAAGGAATGAAAAAGGAAGGAGGCGGGTTATGACGTCGATAGCCTAATTCGGGCGGTGGCACGGACGGCGTGTGCCGGAAGGAATGAAAAAGGAAGGGCCGCCCCCTCGGGCGGCCCCCCAATTTCACCGCTTCACCGGTTCAGGCCGTGGCTCCCCCTTCCGCCCGCTGGTGAGGCTGCTGGTAATGCTCCATCCACACCTCGTCCGCGAGACGCCCGTACTCCTCGCTGTAGCGATCGAGGTCGGGGGCCAGCTCGGTGAGGATGCCCTCCGCCTCGGGGTGGGTGGGACGGGCGCCGCTCAGGGCCACGCACTCCCGCAGGACGTAGGGATGGTCGATGATCATGCAGGGGCGCAGCAGGTTGGGATGGTAGGGACGACGGCTGCGGATGGCCCGGAAGAAATCGGAGTTGAGGGCCTCGGCCAGGGGCTTCTCCTTGATGTTGTCCACCGCGAAGTGAGCGAAGACGCAGGGCTCCACGTCCCCGTTCTGGTTGATGTGCAGATAGTTGTGTCCCCCGGCCATGCATCCTCCCACCAGGGGGCCGTCGCACCAGAAGTCGGAGATGAGGGCCCTCCTCTCCCTTCTCATACGGTTGATACGCTCCCAGCGCTGGATACGCTGCTCGGGGGTGGTCATGAGGTCCAGCGAGGGGCGGGTCCCAATGGGCATATACTGGAAGTACCAGCCGAGGAAGCACCCCTTCTCCTCCATGTAGAAATCGACGAATTCCTCGCTGGTGAGGAGGTCGGAGTTGAAGCGGGTGACGGTGGCCGAAAAGCCGTAGAGCGCCCGCGCCTCGCGGAGGTTGTCCATGGCCCGGAGCACCTTGGCGTACACCCCCTCGCCCCGGCGCTGATCCGTCTCCTCCCGGTACCCCTCCACGGAGATGCAGGGGATGACGTTCCCCAGCTCGGCGATCTCCTGGGCCAGGTTCCGGTCGATCAGGGTGCCGTTGGTATACACCTGGAAGGTGACATCGTTGTGCCTACGGAAGATATCCAGGAGCGGTCCGTAGAAGAAGGGCTCCCCCCCGGAGATGACTATAAAGTAGATGCCCATCTCCTTGGCCTCGCGGATCACCCGGTCCAGGACCTCCTCCGGGAGGTCGTCCTTCTTGGAGTACATGCCGGCGTAGCAACCCACGCACCTCAGGTTGCAGCGCATGGTGGGGCTGATGACCAGGAGCAGGGGAGGGCTGAATCCCTCCCGGCGCTCGAACTCCTCCCTCACCCTGGCCTTGTAGAAGAGGGCGTCGGTGAGGAAATTGATGGCTCCCCGGCGCACGTTCCGGTGCAGCTCGGGCAGCCTTCTCTTCACCTGCAGGATGAGGTTCCTGACGAATTCCTGGCCGTCCGGCCACCGGATCTCCCGGACGAACTTCTCGGCGAAGGAGAGCAGCTTGTCGTCCGGCACGTTGGGAAGAACGAAGATTAAGCCGTTGATGGTCTTCTTGATCATGTAGTCCCGGAAGGCGGTAACGTCAGGCATGCTTCACCTCCTTTCCTCTTTCCCGATACTTGTATTTCCTAATTCCCATCACCTCCCCTCGGAATCAGATAAAAAGATTTCCATCCCCTTCCTTCCAGGTAACAACAACACCGGGGAAAAGCGCCCGTTTCACTTGCTCCCTTCACTTTCTCCCTATTATAACCAAAATCACGTGAAGCCAACCCTGCCCCACCGCGATCAGGAACCTTCCGGTCGGCCCGGAAGCCCCCCGGCGTGAGGGTGGGACTTCAGATACACCTCCTTCAACCGCTTCCGGCTCACGTGGGTGTAGATCTGGGTAGTGCTCACGCTGGCATGCCCCAGCAGCTCCTGGATGTAGCGCAGGTCCACCCCGTTCTCCAGCAGGTGGGTGGCGTAGCTGTGGCGCAGGGTATGGGGCGTCATCCTGTCCCCCAGGCCCACCCTGCTTGCGTACTTGCGCACCACTCCCCAGGCCCCCTGGCGGGTGATCCGGCCTCCCCTCGAGTTTAGGAACAGCGCCCTTTGGGAGGGGTTCCGGGACAGCCTGGGCCTGCCGTGCGCCAGGTAGGAGACCAGCGCTTCGGCGGCCCTGCCGCCCACCGGCACCACCCTCTCCCGCGACCCCTTGCCCAGCACCCGCATCTCCCCCTCCTCCAGGTCCAGGTCCTCCAGGTCCAGGGAGACCAGCTCAGAGATGCGTATCCCCGTGCCGTAGAGGGTCTCCATGAGCGCCCGGTCCCTCAGGCCCAGGGCGTCTCCGGGCATGGGCTGCTCGAGGAGGGTTTTCACCTCCTCCTGGCTGAGGACCGCGGGCAACTTCATCGCGTGCCGGGGATAGGGCAGGTCGCCAAGGGGGAGAAGCTCTCCTCCGCCCTCCTCGACCAGGAAGCGCTGAAAGGCGCGCAAAGAGGCCGTAAGGCGGGCCAGCGAGCGCGGGGAAAGTCCGATCTCCTCCATCTCCTCGAGGAAGGCGGTGACCTGTTCCCTCCTCACCTCCCCGGGCGAGGAAACGCCGCGCCGCACGGCGAATTCCACGAAGCGCCCGATGTCCCTTCGGTACGCCTCCACGGTACGCTCCGAGAGCCCCCTCTCCGCCCGCATGTAGACCAGGAACTCCCGCAGCAACGCAGGCCAAGCGGTGCCCCCGCCGCCGGTAACCGCTTCTTCCACGCCGTCTTCCAAGGCAGGCACCTTCACGGCCCTCCTCGGTCCTGAAGCCCCTTCAAGCCTTCCCCTTCAGCCCGTTGAGAGGTAACCCCGGTAGTCGGCCTCGGGGAATTCAAGGGGCAGTATGTACTCCAGGGGTTCGTAATCCAGGCCGTGAGCCTCGGCCACGGGCCGATTGGTTATCCTCCCCTCGATGGTGTTCACGCCCCGGGCCAAGCTTCTGTCCCTCCGCACGGCCTCCGCTAGGCCCAACCCGGCCATCATCTGCACGTAGGGGAGGGTGACGTTGGTGAGGGCGAAGGTGGAGGTGTGGGGCACCGCACCCGGGATATTTCCCACGCAGTAATGGAGCACGCCGTGCGTCTCGTAAACGGGGTCGGAATGGGTGGTGGGGCGGGAGGTCATCACGCAGCCCCCCTGGTCTATGGATACGTCCACCACCACGGAACCAGGGCGCATGTCCCTCACCACCTCCTCCCCCACCAGCACGGGACAGCGGGCGCCCGGTACCAGGACCGCGCCTATCACCAGATCCGCGTCCCTGACCGCCTGGCGGACGTTCATCTTGTTGGAGATGAGGGTGGTTATACGGCCGTGCAGGATGTGCTCCAGGTAACGCAGCTTGGTCACGCTCTTGTCCAGGACGATGACGTGGGCGTCCATGCCGGTGGCCAGTATGGCGGCGTGGGAGCCCACGATGCCTGCCCCCAGGATGACCACGTTGGCCGGTGGAACGCCGGTGGCTCCCCCCAGGAGCAGGCCCCTTCCCCCGTTCATCTTCTCCAGGTAATGCGCCCCCACCTGGGGAGCCATGCGCCCGGCGACCTCGCTCATGGGGGCCAGCAGGGGGAGGGACCCGTCGTCCCTCTGGACCGTCTCGTAGGCCACCCCGACGACCCGCCTCTTCAGGAGTTCCTCGGTCAGCCCGCGGTTGGCCGCCAGGTGCAGAAAGCCGAAGAGCACCTGGTTTTTCCTGAGGAAGGGGTATTCGCTTTCCTGGGGCTCCTTGACCTTGAGAACCAGCTCAGATTCCCCGTATACCTCCTCCGGGCCCGCCACCACCAAGGCGCCCGCCTCACGGTATTCCCGATCGGAGATGCTGGAGCCCTCACCGGCTCCCCTCTCCACCAGTACCTTGTGGCCCTCGTGCACCAGCTCGTGGGCGCCCTGGGGGGTGAGGGCCACCCGGTACTCCTGATCCACGACCTCACGGGGCACACCTATGATCATCGCTCCCCCTCCAACTCCACAGACTCGCGAGAGACCGCCGGGCCGGATACACGAAATCCACCCGGACCCGCCGTCGGGCCTCCTCGAGCTCGACCCGCCCCGGGATACGGACAGGGGCAGTACCTCCATGCGAGACCTGCACGCCCGTCCCTCACGTGTACCTGCCCTCCAGGCGGAGTGCGGCCAGGGCCAGCCCCGCCACCGTCTTGGAATCCTTAACCTCCCCTTTCTCCACCAGTCCCAGGGCCTGGTCCAGGGGCATGCGCACCACCTCGAGGAACTCATCCTCCTCCGGGGACGCCTCCCCTTCCTGGAGATCGAGGGCCATGTAGAGGTGGAGCATCTCGTCGGAAAAACCGGGCGAGGTGTAGAAGGAGGCCAGCTTCACCCACTCGCCGGCCCGGCATCCTACCTCCTCGAGGAGCTCCCGCTCCGCGCAGCGCAGGGGTTCCTCGCCGGGCGACAGTTTTCCCGCCGGTATCTCCAGGAGCATCTCCCCGGGAGCGTGCCGGTACTGGCGGACCAGGATGACCCTGCCCTCCGCGTCCACGGGGACCATGCCCACCGCTCCCCAGTGGAGGACTACCTCCCTCTCCGCCTCCCGGCCGTCGGGCAGGCGTACCCTGTCCACGTAGAGGCGCACCACTTTCCCCTCGAAGACGGTGCGCCTTTCCAGGAGCCTGTGTCCGTGTCCCTCCATCACTTTCCCCTCAGTCTTCCCGCCGCCCCGGCTATCTCCCGGCACAGCCGTTCCAAGCGGTGCAGGTCCTCTATCTCCAGGTACTCGTGGGTGGTGTGGGCCTCACGGGAGCCCATGGTGAGCACCAGGGATTTTATTCCCGCCGCGTTCAGGAAGTTGGCGTCGCTCCCCCCTCCCGAGGAACGAACTTCCATCCTCATGCCCATGGCCTTCCCGGCCTCCTCGGCCAGGAGAACCAAGGGGTCGCGGGGATCAATGCGGAACCCCTCGTAAGCTCGCTCGGTCCTCACCTCCACCCCCACTCCCACTGCCGCTTCCGCCTCCATGGCGGCGCGTATCATGCTTCTCCTCTGTTCCTCCAACTTCTCGTGGTCCAGGGAGCGTACTTCTCCCTCCACCACGGCGCGCTCGGGAACGATGTTCACCGCCCGGCCACCGCGTATTATCCCCACGTTGGCGGTGGTCTCGGAGTCGATGCGCCCCAAGCGCATGAGGCTCACCGCCCAGCAAGCCCCGTAAATGGCGTTGATGCCCTTTTCCGGTTCCACTCCAGCGTGCGCCGCCCGGCCAGTGAAGACAAACTCCAGGTTGTCCTGGGTGGGGGAGGCGTTTATGATCCCCCCCACCCCGCCCGAACCATCCAGGACGAAGGCGTGGCGCGAACGGATGCGGTCCCATTCCAGGTTGCGTACGCCCTGGAGCTGCTTCTCCTCAGCGATGGTGAAGAGGAATTCCAGCGGCCCGTGGGGAAACCCCCCCTCCCCGGCCAGGCGGATAAGCTCCAGCATCACCGCCACACCCGCCTTGCAATCGGCTCCCAGCACGGTCTTCCCGGCGGATATGATCCTTTTCCCCTGCACCATGGGCTCCACGCCCCGGCCCGGGCTCACCGTGTCCAGGTGGGAGCAGAAGAGCAGCGGAGGCGCCACCACGCCGTCGGCGGGGACGTACACGTAAACGTTGCCCGCCTCCCCGCCCACCGCCTTTCCCGCATTGTCCACGTAAGCCTCAAAACCGTAGTCCCGGGACTTCCGTACGACGAAGTCCACCACCCGGCCCTCGTGGAAGGTCTCGCTGTCAATTTTTACCAATTCAAGGAAGGTCTCCAGGAGCCGATCTTCCATCTCCACCGTTCCTCCCGTATTTTGAGCCCCGGGCCTTGCACTCCTCCCCGCCGCTTTCCGGCATCCGGATGGCGCAGCACCCGTCCCCAAGTCTCCATGCGCTTCGATCCCGCAATTTCGGCCTTTGCAACCCCCGCCGCCCGGCTCCGCAGGCTGCGGGTAACGGAATCCCGACTGATCTCGCCTCAGCCCGCTACCCTGAGATCTGGAGCCTCGGCCTGTCCCATGCGCCGGCGCAAGGCGGCGCCCACGAATTCCCTGAAGAGGGGATGGGGCCGGTTGGGACGGGACTTGAACTCCGGGTGAAACTGGCAGGCCAGGAACCATGGATGGTCCCGCCTCTCGATGATCTCCACCAGCCTCCCGTCCGGTGAGACCCCGGAGAACACGATCCCCGCCTCCTGCAGCGCAGTACGGTAGTGATTGTTCACCTCGTAGCGGTGCCGGTGCCGCTCGTAGATGACCTCCTCCCCGTAACAGGAATAGGCCAGGGAGTCCTCCGACAGCTTGCAAGGGTAGAGGCCCAGCCGCATGGTCCCACCCATCTCGTCCACGTCCCTCTGGCTGGGCAGGAGGTCGATTACCGGGTCCGGCGTGGCGGGGTCGAACTCGGAACTGTTGGCCTTCTCCAGTCCGCAGAGGTTGCGTGCCGCCTCGATGACCGCGCACTGCAGGCCCAGGCAGATGCCCAGGAAGGGAACGTTGTTCTCCCGAGCGTAACGGATGGCCTCCACCTTGCCGTCCACGCCCCGCACCCCGAAACCTCCGGGAACCAGGATACCGTCCAGCCCGGAGAGGACGCTCTCCGCGTTCTCCCGGGTGACGTCGTCGGAGGCCACCCACACGATGTTCACCCTGGCGGAATGGGCGAAGCCCCCGTGCTTGAGGCTTTCGATGATGGACAGGTAGGCGTCCGGGAGGTCCACGTACTTGCCCACTATCCCGATGGTCACGTCACGGTCGGCAGCCTTGATGCGGCGTACCATCTCCTCCCATTCCGAGAGATCCTCCTCGTGGCCCTCCAGGCCCAGGTGCCGGGCCACGTAATCACCCAGGCCCTCGGCGTGGAGGATGAGGGGCACCTCGTAGATACAGTCCGCGGTGGGCGCGGATATGACGGCCTCGATGTCGATGTCGCAGAGGAGGGATATCTTGTCCTTGAGGTCCATGCCGATGGGCTCCTTGGAGCGGCAGACGATGACGTCGGGCTGGATACCTATGGAACGCAGCTCCTTTACGCTGTGCTGCGTGGGCTTGGTCTTCATCTCCCGGGTGGTCTCCAGGTAGGGGACCAGGCTGACGTGCACGTACATCACGTTCTCCGGTCCCACGTCCTTCTTGAACTGGCGGATGGCCTCCAGGAAGGGGAGGCTCTCGATGTCGCCCACCGTCCCCCCGATCTCCGTGATGACCACGTCCACCTCCGTGGAGCGGGTGAGGCGCAGGATGCGCTCCTTGATCTCGTTGGTGATGTGGGGGATGACCTGAACCGTGCCCCCCAGGAACTCCCCCTTGCGCTCGCGGGTGATGATGGACCAGTACACGCTGCCGGTGGTGACGTTGTTCTCCCTTCCCAGGTGCTCGTCGACGAAGCGCTCGTAATGGCCCAGGTCCAGGTCGGTCTCCGTGCCGTCGTCGGTCACGAAGACTTCGCCGTGCTGAAAGGGGTTCATGGTCCCGGGGTCCACGTTGATGTAGGGATCCATCTTCTGCATGGTCACCCTGAGGCCGCGCGCCTTGAGCAGGCGGCCCAGGGAGGCCGCGGTTATCCCCTTCCCCAGGGAAGAGGAGACCCCGCCGGTCACGAAGATGTATTTCACCGGCATTCTTCAACCTCCCCCATGAATCGGCTACCGTTCACCCATCATCCACGTCTTCCTCCATGCCGCAATCCGGACCGCGGAGCTCCAGCCGGTTTTCGCCCGGCAGGTTCCGGCCCTGCGGAAATTCCCCTGATTTATCCTTTAAAAGATTCTTTAAAAGGAGACGGAATCCCTACGAACCTCAGGGATTCCGTCCTCCTTCCGTCCTCGGTATACGCGCCTACGGTTATGACCGCTCACCCCGCTTTCCGGTCATCATCCCGCTTTTCCAGTATAGAGCATACCGAACAGCCCTTCAACCGAACGAATTCTGCCGGGATGACAGGGTGCTTCCCAGCTTTTTTCAATCCCGAAAGCGCCTGCTTGAACGATAAAACATCCGAGGCGTGACGGTCCGTGCCGCTATGTCTTTCCCGTAAGATCGATGCCAACGGCATCCGACCGCCGACTCTCCGTACGAATGGCGGCGAAGAACCCTGGCCACTCGCCCGTCCCGGAGTCTCATCAAACCTCAGCGCCAACAGCGAGGTATGGCACGGGCATCCGAGCCCTGCGGCCCGTAGGCTGCGGCGGAATTCAGGTCCCTATCGCGGGGTAGCGCCTCGCGGAACACCATCCGAGGTCTGAAGTCCGAGGGTTGCCGAGGTTTTCTGAGGGCTGCGCGTTCCGCTATCCGGGGCGTAAGGGCGTATAAATCCTTTAGGCAGGAATCCTCATGAGCAGCGGAAACGAAGATGGAGATAGCGAGGGTGAAGAGGGAAAGCAAGTACGTCCTGGCCTTCAACTCCAGCCCCCGCAAGGAGAAGGGGTTGACGGCCCTGGTGCTCGAGCGCTTTATGGCTGGAGCCGCCTCCGCTGGAGCGGAGACGGAGACCGTGTACCTGGCGGAGAAAAAAATCGCCGACTGCCTTGGTTGCCTGCAATGCTGGTTTAAGACCCCGGGTGTGTGCCGTCACAAGGACGACGTTCCGGAGCTGCACGCCAAGATGTTGCGGGCAGACGTCCTGGTTTACGCCACCCCCCTTTACATCTGCACCATGAACGCGATTATGAAACGGTTTTTGGACCGCATCATGCCCCTGGCCGAGCCCTATCAGCATTACGAGGATGGAGTGTGCTCTCACCCCCGCAAAGACCAGCGCGAGAATGAGCAACGCACCGTCCTGGTGTCCACCTGTGGGTTCCCGGGACTCAGGAACTTCGATCCCCTGGTGTTCACCTTCCAGCGCATCGCCGAGGTAGGCGGGGGAAACCTGCACGCCTCCATCCTCTTCCCCTCCTCGCCGCTTCTGGCGCGCGACCCTTGCCCCGCCTCCGAACAGCTGGAGCACGTGTTCCGCGCCGGACGGGAAGTGGTGGGAGACGGTATCAGCGAGGAGACCCGGGCCGGCTACAGCCGTCCCTATGTGGACCCCCGGGAATACGTGGAGGAGATGAACGCCTTTTTCCGCGCCCTGCGCGAGAACGCGGCGCGACCTGCGTAAGGGGATTACCTATCATGTTGGTAAAACTCGCCCATTTATTTATCCGGCTTGGATCTTGATGATCTACATCCCTTGCGCCGCACGGGCCGAACGTAAAATCCCCAAGTGTTAGAGGTACCGCCCTAAGCGACGATCATCTTCCCCGGCGGCGCAGGTACTTTCTACGCGGCGATAGGGCGTAGGCGAGGAGAAAGAGGA is a window encoding:
- a CDS encoding radical SAM protein, with translation MPDVTAFRDYMIKKTINGLIFVLPNVPDDKLLSFAEKFVREIRWPDGQEFVRNLILQVKRRLPELHRNVRRGAINFLTDALFYKARVREEFERREGFSPPLLLVISPTMRCNLRCVGCYAGMYSKKDDLPEEVLDRVIREAKEMGIYFIVISGGEPFFYGPLLDIFRRHNDVTFQVYTNGTLIDRNLAQEIAELGNVIPCISVEGYREETDQRRGEGVYAKVLRAMDNLREARALYGFSATVTRFNSDLLTSEEFVDFYMEEKGCFLGWYFQYMPIGTRPSLDLMTTPEQRIQRWERINRMRRERRALISDFWCDGPLVGGCMAGGHNYLHINQNGDVEPCVFAHFAVDNIKEKPLAEALNSDFFRAIRSRRPYHPNLLRPCMIIDHPYVLRECVALSGARPTHPEAEGILTELAPDLDRYSEEYGRLADEVWMEHYQQPHQRAEGGATA
- a CDS encoding M20/M25/M40 family metallo-hydrolase; this encodes MEDRLLETFLELVKIDSETFHEGRVVDFVVRKSRDYGFEAYVDNAGKAVGGEAGNVYVYVPADGVVAPPLLFCSHLDTVSPGRGVEPMVQGKRIISAGKTVLGADCKAGVAVMLELIRLAGEGGFPHGPLEFLFTIAEEKQLQGVRNLEWDRIRSRHAFVLDGSGGVGGIINASPTQDNLEFVFTGRAAHAGVEPEKGINAIYGACWAVSLMRLGRIDSETTANVGIIRGGRAVNIVPERAVVEGEVRSLDHEKLEEQRRSMIRAAMEAEAAVGVGVEVRTERAYEGFRIDPRDPLVLLAEEAGKAMGMRMEVRSSGGGSDANFLNAAGIKSLVLTMGSREAHTTHEYLEIEDLHRLERLCREIAGAAGRLRGK
- a CDS encoding flavodoxin family protein gives rise to the protein MEIARVKRESKYVLAFNSSPRKEKGLTALVLERFMAGAASAGAETETVYLAEKKIADCLGCLQCWFKTPGVCRHKDDVPELHAKMLRADVLVYATPLYICTMNAIMKRFLDRIMPLAEPYQHYEDGVCSHPRKDQRENEQRTVLVSTCGFPGLRNFDPLVFTFQRIAEVGGGNLHASILFPSSPLLARDPCPASEQLEHVFRAGREVVGDGISEETRAGYSRPYVDPREYVEEMNAFFRALRENAARPA
- the ald gene encoding alanine dehydrogenase, whose translation is MIIGVPREVVDQEYRVALTPQGAHELVHEGHKVLVERGAGEGSSISDREYREAGALVVAGPEEVYGESELVLKVKEPQESEYPFLRKNQVLFGFLHLAANRGLTEELLKRRVVGVAYETVQRDDGSLPLLAPMSEVAGRMAPQVGAHYLEKMNGGRGLLLGGATGVPPANVVILGAGIVGSHAAILATGMDAHVIVLDKSVTKLRYLEHILHGRITTLISNKMNVRQAVRDADLVIGAVLVPGARCPVLVGEEVVRDMRPGSVVVDVSIDQGGCVMTSRPTTHSDPVYETHGVLHYCVGNIPGAVPHTSTFALTNVTLPYVQMMAGLGLAEAVRRDRSLARGVNTIEGRITNRPVAEAHGLDYEPLEYILPLEFPEADYRGYLSTG
- a CDS encoding CTP synthase, which produces MPVKYIFVTGGVSSSLGKGITAASLGRLLKARGLRVTMQKMDPYINVDPGTMNPFQHGEVFVTDDGTETDLDLGHYERFVDEHLGRENNVTTGSVYWSIITRERKGEFLGGTVQVIPHITNEIKERILRLTRSTEVDVVITEIGGTVGDIESLPFLEAIRQFKKDVGPENVMYVHVSLVPYLETTREMKTKPTQHSVKELRSIGIQPDVIVCRSKEPIGMDLKDKISLLCDIDIEAVISAPTADCIYEVPLILHAEGLGDYVARHLGLEGHEEDLSEWEEMVRRIKAADRDVTIGIVGKYVDLPDAYLSIIESLKHGGFAHSARVNIVWVASDDVTRENAESVLSGLDGILVPGGFGVRGVDGKVEAIRYARENNVPFLGICLGLQCAVIEAARNLCGLEKANSSEFDPATPDPVIDLLPSQRDVDEMGGTMRLGLYPCKLSEDSLAYSCYGEEVIYERHRHRYEVNNHYRTALQEAGIVFSGVSPDGRLVEIIERRDHPWFLACQFHPEFKSRPNRPHPLFREFVGAALRRRMGQAEAPDLRVAG
- the xerD gene encoding site-specific tyrosine recombinase XerD; amino-acid sequence: MEDGVEEAVTGGGGTAWPALLREFLVYMRAERGLSERTVEAYRRDIGRFVEFAVRRGVSSPGEVRREQVTAFLEEMEEIGLSPRSLARLTASLRAFQRFLVEEGGGELLPLGDLPYPRHAMKLPAVLSQEEVKTLLEQPMPGDALGLRDRALMETLYGTGIRISELVSLDLEDLDLEEGEMRVLGKGSRERVVPVGGRAAEALVSYLAHGRPRLSRNPSQRALFLNSRGGRITRQGAWGVVRKYASRVGLGDRMTPHTLRHSYATHLLENGVDLRYIQELLGHASVSTTQIYTHVSRKRLKEVYLKSHPHAGGLPGRPEGS
- a CDS encoding NUDIX hydrolase, whose translation is MEGHGHRLLERRTVFEGKVVRLYVDRVRLPDGREAEREVVLHWGAVGMVPVDAEGRVILVRQYRHAPGEMLLEIPAGKLSPGEEPLRCAERELLEEVGCRAGEWVKLASFYTSPGFSDEMLHLYMALDLQEGEASPEEDEFLEVVRMPLDQALGLVEKGEVKDSKTVAGLALAALRLEGRYT